A window of the Vigna angularis cultivar LongXiaoDou No.4 chromosome 3, ASM1680809v1, whole genome shotgun sequence genome harbors these coding sequences:
- the LOC108324143 gene encoding short-chain dehydrogenase TIC 32 B, chloroplastic, whose translation MLGIISLVTGRPGPSGFGSASTAEQVTQGIDASNLTAIITGGASGIGLETARVLALRNAHVIIGARNMDSAKEAKQMILGENESARVDILKLDLCSVNSVRTFVNNFIALALPLNILINNAGVMFCPYQKTEDGIEMQFATNHLGHFLLTNLLLGKMKQTAKESGIEGRIINLSSIAHVYTYEEGIRFDNINEEDGYSDKKAYGQSKLANILHAKELSRRLQEEGANMTANAVHPGVIMTPLMRHSSLLMNFLKMFTFFIWKNIPQGAATTCFVALHPSLKGESGKYFLDCNEYQPSAQASNQLLGRKLWDFSNKFINSLSKA comes from the exons ATGCTGGGTATCATTTCGTTGGTCACAGGGAGGCCTGGACCTAGTGGATTTGGATCTGCCTCAACTGCTGAACAGGTTACTCAGGGAATCGATGCCAGTAACCTCACTGCAATCATCACAG GAGGAGCAAGTGGAATAGGGTTGGAGACAGCACGAGTGTTGGCTCTCCGAAATGCCCATGTGATTATTGGTGCTAGGAACATGGACTCTGCAAAAGAAGCTAAACAAATGATACTGGGTGAGAACGAATCAGCTCGCGTGGACATATTGAAGCTGGACCTTTGCTCAGTGAACTCTGTCAGAACATTTGTGAACAACTTCATCGCGCTTGCTCTTCCTCTTAACATCTTAAT AAACAATGCAGGAGTCATGTTCTGCCCTTATCAGAAAACAGAAGATGGGATTGAAATGCAGTTTGCAACAAATCATCTTG GTCATTTTCTCTTGACTAACCTTCTTCTTGGTAAGATGAAACAAACAGCAAAAGAAAGTGGAATAGAGGGCAGGATCATAAACCTGTCATCAATTGCTCATGTCTACACTTACGAAGAAGGGATTCGCTTTGATAACATCAACGAAGAAGACGG ATACTCTGACAAGAAGGCATATGGACAGTCCAAGTTAGCCAACATATTACACGCAAAAGAGCTATCTCGTCGCTTACAG GAAGAGGGTGCAAACATGACGGCCAACGCTGTCCACCCAGGGGTGATAATGACTCCTCTCATGAGACACTCTTCTTTACTTATGA ATTTTCTGAAGATGTTTACCTTCTTCATATGGAAGAACATCCCGCAG GGAGCAGCCACAACGTGCTTTGTTGCTCTACACCCAAGCTTGAAAGGGGAATCTGGGAAGTACTTTCTGGATTGTAATGAGTATCAGCCAAGTGCACAAGCCTCAAACCAACTCTTAGGTAGAAAGCTCTGGGATTTCAGCAACAAATTCATCAACTCACTTTCAAAAgcttaa
- the LOC108325776 gene encoding uncharacterized protein LOC108325776: MAMFVWLSNFIRSWPLLMYAVSWVTVMTFTVAVASLSTEVAFVFALSSSHTCKTNDGGGSFVRVRVPLEETPCFPAHLLTKSSIDAIVPPIFAALIVAACACVVRAVGLWEHDETTHSPVPT, from the coding sequence ATGGCAATGTTTGTGTGGCTCTCAAATTTCATCCGTTCGTGGCCTCTGCTAATGTATGCTGTGAGTTGGGTGACGGTAATGACGTTTACGGTGGCAGTTGCTTCACTCTCCACAGAGGTGGCTTTTGTCTTCGCCCTTTCTTCCTCTCACACGTGCAAAACTAACGATGGTGGTGGGTCTTTCGTTAGAGTTAGAGTTCCGTTGGAAGAGACACCGTGTTTCCCTGCTCACCTTCTCACCAAATCCAGCATCGATGCCATCGTTCCACCCATTTTTGCAGCATTGATTGTAGCTGCTTGTGCTTGCGTAGTAAGAGCTGTGGGCCTCTGGGAGCATGATGAAACCACACACTCTCCTGTTCCCACCTAA